A DNA window from Bradyrhizobium sp. CCBAU 53421 contains the following coding sequences:
- a CDS encoding Do family serine endopeptidase, which translates to MIAARPALSRRLRMMGAAISIGAASMLSSVPAFARGPEGIADIAEKVIDAVVNISTSQTIEAKDRTMPQLPPGSPFEEFFDDFFKNRRGPPGKGGDKSGEFQPRKTNSLGSGFIVDTAGIVVTNNHVIADADEINVILNDGTKIKAELVGVDKKTDLAVLKFKPPKPLTAVKFGDSDKIRLGDWVVAIGNPFSLGGTVTAGIVSAKNRDISQGPYDSYIQTDAAINRGNSGGPLFNLDGEVIGVNTLIISPTGGSIGLGFAVPSKTVAGVVDQLQKFGELRRGWLGVRIQQVTDEIADSLNIKPARGALVAGVDDKGPAKPAGIEPGDVVVKFDGKDVKDPKDLSRIVADTAVGKEVDVVIIRKGNEETRKVTLGRLEDNDKVQQANAKPKDDTAEKPVTQKALGLDLAVLSKDLRTKYKIKDSVKGVVVTGVDNASDAAEKRLSAGDVIVEVAQEAVSSAADIKKRVDQLKKDGKKSVLLLVSNGDGELRFVALGVQ; encoded by the coding sequence ATGATCGCTGCCAGACCAGCCCTGAGCCGTCGCCTCCGCATGATGGGAGCTGCGATCTCGATCGGTGCTGCGAGCATGCTGAGCTCCGTGCCGGCGTTCGCACGCGGTCCCGAGGGCATCGCCGACATCGCCGAGAAGGTGATCGACGCCGTCGTCAACATCTCGACGTCGCAAACGATCGAGGCCAAGGACCGGACGATGCCGCAGTTGCCGCCGGGCTCGCCGTTCGAGGAATTCTTCGACGACTTCTTCAAGAACCGCCGCGGGCCGCCCGGCAAGGGCGGCGACAAGAGCGGTGAGTTCCAGCCGCGCAAGACCAACTCGCTCGGCTCGGGTTTCATCGTCGACACCGCGGGCATCGTCGTCACCAACAACCACGTCATCGCCGACGCCGACGAGATCAACGTGATCCTGAACGACGGCACCAAGATCAAGGCCGAGCTGGTCGGCGTCGACAAGAAGACCGATCTTGCGGTGTTGAAGTTCAAGCCGCCGAAGCCGCTCACCGCCGTCAAGTTCGGCGACAGCGACAAGATCCGCCTCGGCGACTGGGTGGTCGCGATCGGCAACCCGTTCAGCCTCGGCGGCACGGTGACCGCGGGCATCGTCTCGGCCAAGAACCGCGACATCAGCCAGGGCCCGTATGACAGCTACATCCAGACCGACGCCGCCATCAACCGCGGCAATTCGGGCGGTCCGCTGTTCAACCTCGACGGCGAGGTGATCGGCGTCAACACGCTGATCATCTCCCCGACCGGCGGCTCGATCGGCCTCGGTTTCGCCGTGCCGTCGAAGACGGTGGCGGGCGTCGTCGACCAGTTGCAGAAGTTCGGCGAGCTGCGTCGTGGCTGGCTCGGCGTGCGCATCCAGCAGGTCACCGACGAGATCGCCGACAGCCTCAATATCAAGCCGGCGCGCGGCGCGCTGGTTGCCGGCGTCGACGACAAGGGCCCGGCCAAGCCGGCCGGCATCGAGCCGGGCGACGTGGTCGTCAAGTTCGACGGCAAGGACGTCAAGGACCCGAAGGATCTGTCGCGCATCGTCGCCGACACCGCGGTCGGCAAGGAAGTCGACGTCGTCATCATCCGCAAGGGCAATGAGGAGACCCGCAAGGTCACGCTCGGCCGGCTCGAGGACAACGACAAGGTCCAGCAGGCCAACGCCAAGCCGAAGGACGACACCGCCGAGAAGCCGGTGACCCAGAAGGCGCTCGGTCTCGATCTCGCGGTGCTGAGCAAGGACCTGCGCACCAAGTACAAGATCAAGGACAGCGTGAAGGGCGTTGTCGTCACCGGCGTCGACAATGCTTCCGACGCCGCCGAGAAGCGGCTGTCGGCCGGCGACGTCATCGTCGAGGTGGCGCAGGAGGCGGTGTCCAGCGCCGCCGACATCAAGAAGCGCGTCGACCAGCTGAAGAAGGACGGCAAGAAGTCGGTGCTGCTGCTGGTCTCCAACGGTGACGGCGAACTGCGCTTCGTCGCGCTCGGCGTGCAGTAG
- a CDS encoding DUF2065 domain-containing protein, which produces MRSIAFGDFLIGLGILFVLEGILFAASPAWMRRAMKSALATPDNILRIVGIGSAVAGLVLIWAVRR; this is translated from the coding sequence ATGAGGTCAATAGCGTTCGGCGACTTCCTCATCGGGTTGGGAATCCTGTTCGTGCTCGAAGGCATCCTGTTCGCGGCAAGCCCCGCCTGGATGCGCCGGGCGATGAAGAGCGCGCTCGCCACCCCCGACAACATCCTGCGCATCGTCGGCATCGGCTCGGCGGTCGCGGGACTTGTCCTGATCTGGGCAGTGCGGCGCTGA
- a CDS encoding acetolactate synthase 3 large subunit encodes MTDKSHDPNQMTGAAMIVRALIDHGVQHVFGYPGGAVLPIYDEIFQQSEVEHILVRHEQGAGHAAEGYARSTGKPGVVLVTSGPGATNMVTPLTDALMDSIPLVCITGQVPTHLIGNDAFQECDTVGITRPATKHNWLVRDVNDLARVLHEAFYVATTGRPGPVLVDVPKDVQFATGTYHPPRKSDVHISYTPRVKGDATQIRKAVAMLANAKRPVIYSGGGVINSGPEASKLLRQLVEATGFPITSTLMGLGAYPASGPNWLGMLGMHGTYEANMTMHDCDVMLCVGARFDDRITGRVDAFSPGSKKIHIDIDPSSINKNIRVDVPIIGDAGNVLGDLLQVFKAEAKKPDIKAWWQQIAQWRARNSLSYRKNNDIILPQYAIQRLFELTRGKDTYITTEVGQHQMWAAQFFGFEEPHRWMTSGGLGTMGYGLPAAVGVQVAHPDSLVIDIAGDASVQMTIQEMSTAVQFELPIKIFILNNQYMGMVRQWQQLLHGNRLSHSYSEALPDFVKLADAYGCVGLQATKPSDLDGAIKEMISIKRPVLFDCRVAALENCFPMIPSGKAHNEMLLPEEATDEATAKAFSGGKALV; translated from the coding sequence ATGACCGACAAGAGCCACGATCCCAATCAGATGACCGGCGCCGCGATGATCGTGCGCGCGCTCATCGATCACGGCGTGCAGCATGTCTTCGGCTATCCCGGCGGTGCGGTGCTTCCGATCTACGACGAGATTTTCCAGCAGAGCGAGGTCGAGCACATCCTGGTCCGCCACGAGCAGGGCGCCGGCCATGCCGCCGAGGGCTATGCCCGCTCGACCGGCAAGCCCGGCGTGGTGCTGGTGACGTCCGGCCCCGGCGCCACCAACATGGTGACGCCGCTGACCGACGCGCTGATGGATTCGATTCCGCTGGTCTGCATCACCGGCCAGGTGCCGACCCATCTGATCGGCAATGACGCCTTCCAGGAATGCGACACCGTCGGCATCACGCGGCCCGCCACCAAGCACAACTGGCTGGTGCGCGACGTCAACGACCTCGCCAGGGTGCTGCATGAGGCCTTCTATGTCGCCACCACCGGCCGGCCCGGTCCGGTGCTGGTCGACGTGCCGAAGGACGTGCAGTTCGCGACCGGCACCTATCATCCGCCGCGCAAGTCGGATGTGCACATCTCCTACACGCCGCGCGTGAAGGGCGATGCGACCCAGATCCGCAAGGCGGTGGCAATGCTCGCCAATGCCAAACGTCCCGTGATCTATTCCGGCGGCGGCGTGATCAATTCGGGTCCGGAGGCCTCGAAGCTGCTGCGTCAGCTGGTGGAGGCGACCGGTTTCCCGATCACATCGACCCTGATGGGGCTCGGCGCCTATCCGGCCTCGGGGCCGAACTGGCTCGGCATGCTCGGCATGCACGGCACCTACGAGGCCAACATGACCATGCATGATTGCGACGTCATGCTGTGCGTCGGCGCGCGCTTCGACGACCGCATCACCGGCCGCGTCGATGCCTTCTCGCCGGGCTCGAAGAAGATCCACATCGACATCGACCCGTCCTCGATCAACAAGAACATCCGCGTCGACGTGCCGATCATCGGCGACGCCGGCAACGTGCTCGGCGATTTGCTGCAGGTCTTCAAGGCGGAAGCCAAGAAGCCGGACATCAAGGCGTGGTGGCAGCAGATCGCGCAATGGCGCGCGCGCAACTCGCTGTCCTACCGCAAGAACAACGATATCATCCTGCCGCAATACGCGATCCAGCGCCTGTTCGAGCTGACCCGCGGCAAGGATACCTACATCACGACCGAAGTCGGTCAGCACCAGATGTGGGCGGCGCAGTTCTTCGGCTTCGAGGAGCCGCACCGCTGGATGACCTCGGGCGGCCTCGGTACCATGGGCTACGGCCTGCCGGCCGCGGTCGGCGTGCAGGTGGCGCATCCGGACAGCCTGGTGATCGACATCGCCGGCGACGCCTCGGTGCAGATGACGATCCAGGAGATGTCGACGGCGGTTCAGTTCGAGCTGCCGATCAAGATCTTCATCCTGAACAACCAGTACATGGGCATGGTGCGGCAGTGGCAGCAGCTGCTGCACGGCAACCGGCTGTCGCATTCGTACTCCGAGGCACTGCCTGATTTCGTCAAGCTCGCCGATGCCTATGGCTGCGTCGGCCTGCAGGCGACCAAGCCGTCCGATCTCGACGGCGCGATCAAGGAGATGATCTCGATCAAGCGCCCGGTGCTGTTCGACTGCCGCGTCGCCGCGCTCGAGAACTGCTTCCCGATGATCCCGTCGGGCAAGGCGCACAACGAGATGCTGTTGCCGGAAGAGGCGACCGACGAGGCCACCGCGAAGGCCTTCTCCGGCGGTAAGGCGCTGGTGTGA
- the miaA gene encoding tRNA (adenosine(37)-N6)-dimethylallyltransferase MiaA, whose product MQAHSGLLDRAVLIAGPTASGKSALALALAQRTGGVVINTDSMQVYGDLRIITARPTAAEEAQVPHRLYGHVDAGVNFSAGAWVTDAAKVLGEARAQGRLPIFIGGSGLYFKALTRGLSAVPPIPPDVREEVRARLEQRGVEALHAELALRDPVSAERLKPRDRTRIARALEVVEATGRPLPDWHRDGLPPLLPPGQFHALFLAPEREQLYARIDARFGAMLDAGALDEVAALAERGLDPLLPAMKAHGVPALIRHLKGEISREQAAETGRADTRHYAKRQFTWFRHQLPEFEWVVPEAAKEWLESRIS is encoded by the coding sequence ATGCAGGCGCATTCAGGATTGTTGGACAGGGCAGTGCTTATCGCAGGGCCGACAGCCAGCGGCAAGTCGGCCCTGGCGCTCGCGCTCGCGCAGCGGACCGGCGGGGTCGTGATCAACACCGACTCCATGCAGGTCTATGGCGACCTCCGGATCATCACCGCGCGGCCGACCGCTGCCGAGGAGGCGCAGGTTCCGCACCGGCTCTACGGCCATGTCGATGCCGGCGTGAATTTCTCCGCGGGCGCCTGGGTGACTGACGCGGCAAAGGTGCTCGGCGAGGCGCGTGCGCAGGGACGGCTGCCGATCTTCATCGGCGGTTCGGGGCTCTACTTCAAGGCGCTGACGCGCGGCCTGTCGGCGGTGCCGCCGATCCCTCCCGATGTGCGCGAGGAGGTGCGCGCAAGGCTGGAGCAGCGCGGCGTCGAGGCGCTGCATGCCGAGCTTGCGCTGCGCGATCCGGTGTCGGCCGAACGGCTGAAACCGCGCGACCGCACCCGCATCGCGCGGGCGCTCGAGGTCGTCGAGGCCACCGGCCGCCCGCTGCCGGACTGGCATCGCGATGGCCTGCCGCCGCTGCTGCCGCCGGGCCAATTCCATGCGCTGTTTCTCGCGCCGGAGCGCGAGCAGCTCTATGCGCGGATCGACGCGCGGTTCGGTGCGATGCTCGATGCCGGCGCGCTCGACGAGGTCGCGGCGCTGGCGGAGCGCGGGCTCGACCCGCTGCTGCCGGCCATGAAGGCCCATGGCGTCCCGGCGCTGATCCGGCACCTCAAGGGGGAGATCAGCCGGGAGCAAGCCGCCGAGACTGGCCGCGCCGACACCCGCCACTACGCCAAGCGCCAGTTCACCTGGTTTCGCCACCAGCTGCCGGAATTCGAATGGGTGGTGCCGGAGGCCGCGAAGGAGTGGCTGGAGAGCCGGATCTCGTAG
- a CDS encoding threonine dehydratase: MFDLNELERAHRIVGTAVPATPAYAWPLLAERLGTEIVVKHENHTPIGAFKVRGGLVYLERLKRERPDVPGIISATRGNHGQSLAFAASRHGVPATIYVPRGNSVEKNRAMHAFGAELVEHGEDFQAAREEAERRAQFAGLHMVPSFHPDLVLGVATYALELFRSAPGLDILYVPIGQGSGICGCIMARDLLGLKTEIVGVQSTEAPSYALSFAAGQIVTTETSNTLADGMATRIPDADAFALIRKGASRIVQITDDEVGQAIRAYWTDTHNLAEGAGAAALAAALQEKSKLAGKRVGLVLSGGNIDFDLFRTWIGTDAAPAAQRAVA, encoded by the coding sequence ATGTTTGATCTCAACGAGCTCGAGCGCGCGCACAGGATCGTCGGCACCGCAGTGCCGGCGACGCCGGCGTATGCCTGGCCATTGCTCGCCGAGCGGCTCGGCACCGAGATCGTGGTCAAGCATGAGAACCACACCCCGATCGGCGCCTTCAAGGTGCGCGGCGGCCTGGTCTATCTCGAACGGCTGAAGCGCGAGCGGCCCGATGTGCCCGGCATCATCTCGGCGACGCGCGGCAATCACGGCCAGAGTCTGGCGTTTGCCGCGAGCCGCCATGGCGTGCCGGCGACAATCTACGTGCCGCGCGGCAACTCGGTCGAGAAGAACCGCGCCATGCACGCGTTCGGTGCCGAGCTCGTCGAGCACGGCGAGGACTTTCAGGCCGCGCGAGAAGAGGCCGAGCGCCGCGCCCAGTTCGCCGGCCTGCACATGGTGCCGTCGTTCCACCCGGACCTGGTGCTGGGCGTTGCGACCTATGCGCTCGAACTGTTTCGCTCCGCGCCCGGCCTCGACATTCTCTACGTGCCGATCGGGCAGGGCTCCGGCATCTGCGGCTGCATCATGGCGCGCGACCTGCTCGGCTTGAAGACCGAGATCGTCGGCGTGCAATCGACCGAGGCGCCGTCCTACGCGCTGTCGTTTGCGGCCGGACAGATCGTGACCACCGAGACCAGCAACACGCTTGCCGACGGCATGGCGACGCGGATTCCGGACGCGGATGCGTTCGCGCTGATCCGCAAGGGCGCCTCGCGCATCGTGCAGATCACCGACGACGAGGTCGGCCAGGCGATCCGTGCCTATTGGACCGACACCCACAATCTCGCCGAGGGCGCGGGCGCCGCGGCGCTCGCAGCCGCGCTGCAGGAAAAGAGCAAGCTCGCCGGCAAGCGGGTCGGCCTGGTCCTGAGCGGCGGCAATATCGATTTCGATCTGTTCCGGACCTGGATTGGGACGGATGCTGCGCCGGCCGCTCAGCGGGCGGTGGCGTGA
- the serB gene encoding phosphoserine phosphatase SerB: protein MSLVATLICNPASPALDSTIVDGARAVLPSPGPAQWLFNEVAVDIPFESQDSSGDAGKDEIKAVEERLRQASGDLPIDIVVQPRIGRRKKLFLADMDSTMIGQECIDELADFAGLKAHVAAITERAMRGEIEFEKALRERVALLKGLPVGVVDEVLDKRITLTPGGRELVKTMRAHGAYTCLISGGFTLFTKVVAEKVGFQENRANQLQVADGKLTGEVVEPILGRATKLATLIELTESFDLDDIDTLVVGDGANDLGMIQAAGLGVAYHAKPAVAAAAAARIDHGDLTALLYAQGFRRDEFVGG, encoded by the coding sequence ATGTCCCTCGTTGCCACGCTGATCTGCAATCCCGCAAGCCCCGCGCTCGACTCCACCATCGTCGACGGAGCACGGGCCGTGCTGCCCTCACCCGGACCGGCGCAGTGGCTGTTCAACGAAGTCGCCGTCGACATTCCCTTTGAGAGCCAAGATTCCAGCGGAGATGCCGGCAAGGACGAGATCAAGGCCGTCGAGGAGCGCCTGCGCCAGGCCAGCGGCGACCTGCCAATCGACATTGTCGTGCAGCCTCGGATCGGCCGGCGCAAGAAGCTTTTTCTGGCCGACATGGATTCGACCATGATCGGCCAGGAGTGCATCGACGAACTCGCCGACTTCGCCGGGCTGAAGGCGCATGTCGCCGCGATCACTGAGCGCGCGATGCGCGGCGAGATCGAGTTTGAGAAGGCCTTGCGCGAGCGGGTGGCGCTGCTCAAGGGCCTGCCGGTCGGCGTCGTCGACGAGGTGCTGGACAAGCGCATCACGCTGACGCCGGGCGGCCGCGAGCTGGTCAAGACCATGCGCGCGCACGGCGCCTATACTTGCCTGATCTCGGGCGGCTTCACTTTGTTCACCAAGGTGGTCGCGGAGAAGGTCGGCTTCCAGGAGAACCGCGCCAACCAGCTGCAGGTCGCTGACGGCAAGCTGACCGGCGAAGTGGTCGAGCCGATCCTCGGCCGCGCCACCAAGCTCGCCACCCTGATCGAGCTCACCGAATCCTTCGACCTCGACGACATCGACACGCTGGTGGTCGGCGACGGCGCCAACGACCTCGGCATGATCCAGGCCGCCGGCCTCGGCGTCGCCTATCACGCCAAGCCGGCGGTCGCGGCAGCGGCGGCAGCGCGGATCGACCACGGCGATCTCACCGCGCTGCTGTATGCGCAGGGTTTTCGGCGGGACGAGTTCGTGGGGGGATAG